A window from Megalobrama amblycephala isolate DHTTF-2021 linkage group LG9, ASM1881202v1, whole genome shotgun sequence encodes these proteins:
- the ppp1r11 gene encoding E3 ubiquitin-protein ligase PPP1R11, with product MAEVQRTSSETITETVQTGTPPPPQQEGRSLTIKLRKRKTEKKVEWSSDTVDNEHLGRRSSKCCCIYEKPRQFGESSSESEGDDEEGCGSAHCVLGHGRRGHGQREGGGTTTPPSSGGTNPH from the exons ATGGCGGAGGTACAACGTACATCGAGTGAGACGATAACGGAGACCGTCCAGACGGGCACACCACCACCACCGCAGCAG GAGGGCAGAAGCTTGACCATCAAGCTCAGGAAAAGGAAGACGGAGAAGAAAGTGGAGTGGTCCAGTGACACGGTGGACAATGAACATCTAGGCCGGAGGTCTTCAAAGT GTTGCTGTATTTACGAGAAGCCCCGACAGTTCGGCGAATCTTCCTCGGAAAGCGAGGGGGATGACGAGGAAGGCTGCGGAAGTGCGCACTGCGTTCTGGGACATGGGAGAAGAGGCCACGGACAGAGGGAGGGCGGAGGGACCACAACGCCACCTAGCTCTGGGGGAACAAACCCTCACTAG
- the lg9h6orf47 gene encoding uncharacterized protein C6orf47 homolog: protein MTAVVGRVWGWVSPVNLYSSWGSKTKPEKPVTTDSQIKSRWSLWGLTAWVWRGENTKKDQKTQAEEFWETEENFKPLEVEELRAMSPDVETEKAAAQSSSRWWRRMLPSRYFFWPRWSTSTGLRQQKCAGWNEGTWDSDEVDGESDYGTPPPSPTPLSRQASAFRFFSRSWTGEILPEHYNICFNFLRHLFDLFVVGFLSTVSPPTKIILDVLGVQGALKLWLHGMAMFLVSSVGMAGLLWAVQEYLLQFALIYGIVQALVISVSVRQSEALAEGDDGKGDGEVNEGEEEQDDIWEQNKPQQTTDEIKNGVKQRS from the coding sequence ATGACCGCAGTTGTAGGGCGAGTTTGGGGGTGGGTCAGTCCAGTGAATCTATACTCGTCCTGGGGCAGTAAGACCAAACCAGAGAAACCCGTAACAACGGACAGTCAGATTAAAAGCAGATGGAGTTTATGGGGACTTACTGCCTGGGTTTGGAGGGGCGAGAATACCAAAAAGGACCAAAAGACACAAGCTGAGGAATTCTGGGAGACCGAAGAGAATTTTAAGCCTTTGGAAGTAGAAGAGCTTCGGGCGATGAGTCCTGATGTTGAGACTGAGAAAGCAGCGGCCCAGAGCTCCTCACGCTGGTGGAGGAGAATGCTTCCATCCAGATACTTCTTTTGGCCCCGGTGGTCGACGTCCACCGGGCTCCGGCAGCAGAAATGTGCCGGGTGGAATGAAGGTACATGGGACTCTGATGAAGTCGACGGGGAATCGGACTATGGGACGCCCCCGCCATCCCCCACGCCGCTGTCTCGGCAGGCATCAGCATTCCGCTTCTTCTCTCGCTCGTGGACGGGTGAAATTTTGCCTGAACATTACAACATTTGCTTTAATTTCCTCCGCCACCTCTTTGATTTGTTCGTGGTGGGCTTCCTGAGTACTGTGTCCCCTCCGACCAAGATCATTTTGGACGTGCTGGGGGTGCAAGGGGCCCTGAAGCTGTGGCTCCATGGGATGGCCATGTTTCTGGTGTCATCTGTCGGGATGGCCGGACTGCTGTGGGCAGTACAGGAGTACCTGCTGCAGTTTGCTTTGATCTATGGTATCGTGCAAGCCCTGGTCATCTCTGTCAGCGTACGCCAGAGTGAGGCTTTGGCAGAGGGGGATGATGGGAAAGGTGACGGTGAGGTCAATGAGGGtgaggaggaacaggatgacATATGGGAGCAGAACAAGCCACAGCAGACCACTGACGAAATCAAAAATGGAGTTAAACAAAGGAGTTGA